From the genome of Psychroserpens ponticola, one region includes:
- a CDS encoding DUF6503 family protein — protein sequence MKYVILGILSFFLLNCKNVETEKPSAELIINTAIKHSGGDKITSSIIDFDFRDKHYSAIRNDGRFLLNRLTVTANKDSIFDVLTNDGFERFTGNMTPVIVEDSMKVKYSASVNSVHYFSILPYGLNDKAVNKSLLNDVEINGQTYHTVKVTFNQDGGGEDYEDVFLYWIDTKTFELDYLAYSYAEDDGIGVRFREAYNERYINEVRFIDYNNYKPIDATVPLSELPKLFENGQLKLLSKIELMNVTVN from the coding sequence ATGAAATATGTAATATTAGGAATTCTATCTTTTTTTCTTCTGAATTGTAAAAACGTTGAAACAGAAAAACCATCCGCTGAATTAATTATCAATACAGCTATAAAGCATTCAGGAGGAGACAAAATTACGTCTTCTATTATTGATTTTGATTTTAGAGACAAACACTATTCTGCAATTAGAAATGATGGAAGGTTTTTATTAAATCGCTTAACTGTTACAGCAAATAAAGATTCCATTTTTGATGTTTTGACAAATGATGGTTTTGAACGATTTACAGGTAATATGACACCTGTTATTGTTGAAGATTCTATGAAAGTAAAATATTCAGCTTCTGTGAATTCGGTACATTATTTTTCAATTTTGCCTTATGGATTGAATGATAAAGCGGTTAACAAATCACTTTTGAATGATGTTGAAATTAATGGACAAACCTACCATACAGTAAAAGTCACTTTCAACCAAGATGGAGGTGGAGAAGATTATGAAGATGTATTTTTATATTGGATAGATACAAAAACTTTCGAATTGGATTATCTCGCGTATTCTTATGCTGAAGATGATGGAATAGGTGTGCGTTTCAGGGAAGCATATAACGAACGCTATATTAATGAGGTTCGATTTATAGACTATAACAATTATAAACCGATAGATGCTACTGTTCCTCTTTCAGAATTGCCAAAATTATTTGAAAACGGACAACTAAAACTGCTATCTAAAATTGAATTAATGAATGTAACTGTTAATTGA
- the smpB gene encoding SsrA-binding protein SmpB, producing MQKPVNIKNKKAKFEYEILDTYTAGIVLTGTEIKSIRESQASIAESFCEFNDKGELFVINMTIQEYVYGNYYNHKPKAERKLLLNKRELKKLEKEVNVKGNSIIPLRLFVNEKGLAKLDIALGKGKKLFDKRDTIKDRDNKRDLDRIKKIYN from the coding sequence ATGCAAAAACCAGTAAATATAAAGAACAAAAAAGCAAAGTTTGAGTACGAGATTCTAGATACGTACACAGCTGGTATTGTATTAACTGGAACTGAAATCAAATCCATTAGAGAAAGTCAAGCATCAATTGCTGAAAGCTTTTGTGAGTTTAATGATAAAGGTGAATTATTCGTTATAAACATGACCATTCAAGAATATGTTTATGGCAATTATTACAATCATAAACCAAAGGCTGAACGTAAATTACTACTTAATAAACGTGAACTCAAAAAACTTGAGAAAGAGGTTAACGTTAAAGGCAATTCAATTATTCCGTTGCGATTATTTGTAAATGAAAAAGGGCTGGCCAAACTAGACATTGCTTTAGGAAAAGGAAAAAAGTTATTCGATAAACGTGATACCATTAAAGATCGCGATAATAAACGAGATTTAGATCGTATCAAAAAAATTTATAACTAA